The following is a genomic window from Helicobacteraceae bacterium.
TCTGCCTCTATCCGCACCAAAAAGCGATCGAGGCGTATCAAAGTTTCAGAAACGAGATCATATCTCAATACCCCGACGACGAGGGTTACAAAAATCTGCGAGTCGAGCTTGCGGCGGGCGAGAATCTGCTTGATCGAATCGGCGGCGAGACTCTGATCGGTTACTATTGGAAAAGCGAAAAAGAGTTAAGCGTCAGCATTGAATACAGCGATAAAAACAAAGGGCTTGATTTCACGCAAAACGATGGCGGGACAGAGCTAAAGTATTATCTTTATCGATAATTTAAGGAATGGTTATGACGCGAATTACGCATCTATTATTGGCGCTTGCCGCGACGGCGTTCGCGAGCGCGGAAGGCAGAGTCGTCTCCGTCGAGCGAAACGAAGCGCTGATCGCCGTAAAAGGCGCGAAAGCGGGTATGAGCGCGATTATTATTTATGAATACGACGGGGGCGAAACAATCGCCGCCAAATGCGCGGCGATAAGCGCCGACGACGCTTCGGCGCGGTTAAGGTGCGAGCCTTTTACGCTTTACGATCAAGACTCGACTCCAACGCTTACGTTGCCTATTCGCAAAGGCGACAAAGCGATTTTTGCTCCGCTTGGGCAGAGCGCGATCGTGATCGCGCCAAACGTGGATCGTCTGGTTAGGGCGCAATCAAGACGGCTCGATCTAGACTATATCCACCCCGATCTGTTTGCTCATCAACTTGCTAAGGACGATAAAACCAGTCCGAACGCGCAAGATTTTCGCGATTTTTGCGATCGCTATCTTGTAGGGACGATCGTTTTTGCTTTGAACGACGGCGATTATATAGTCGATTGTCAAACGCTTGCGGCGCTTGAGATTTCGCCGGTGCGCGCGCAAACTTCGCAATCGGTCTTTCCGTTTTTTAACCGATTGGGGATAAAAAGCGATCGAGCGGAGGCTTTTGACGCATACTACAAACGGCTTATATCTAAGGAGTTTTGATGATCTCAAAACATCATTTCGACGCGTTTGCGCGAATCGTCGGCAACGATAACTGCTATATGGATCAACCGCATCTTCAAGCCTACTCCTACGACGCCACTCGACAGACCTTTCCGCCCGATATGGTAATTTTTCCGCGAGACGAAAACGACGTGCGGGCTGTTTTGAGTTACGCCAATCAAAACAAAATCCCAATCGTGCCGCGCGGCGCGGGAAGCGGTTTTACGGGCGGGTCGCTTAGCGTGGAGGGCGGCGCGGTTCTCGCGCTTGAAAAACACATGAACAAAATTCTAGAGATTGATCTAGACAATATGTTGGCGCGCGTCCAGCCCGCCGCGATCAACAAGGACGTTCAAAATGCCGTCGAAGCGCAAGGGCTGTTTTATCCGCCGGATCCAGCCAGCCAAGATTACAGCACGATCGGCGGCAACGTGAGCGAAAACGCGGGCGGGATGCGCGCCGCCAAATACGGCATAACAAAAAATTTCGTATTGGCGCTTAGAGCCGTATTGCCAAACGGCGAGCTGATCCGCGCAGGCAAAAAGACCATTAAAGACGTGGCGGGCTACAACGTTACGGGGCTTTTAATCGCCTCGGAAGGCACGCTAGGAGTTATTACGGAGATCACGCTAAAGCTGTTGCCAAAACCTAAATTAACGCTGACGGCTATGGGAATTTTTTCAAGCGTAGAAACGGCGATGAGCGCCACTTATAAATCGTTTATAAACGGCGTAACGCCCGTGGCGATGGAGTTCTTAGATAATCTGACGATTAGGGCGGTGGAAAGCGCGTATAAAAAAGGATTGCCGATTAACGCGGGCGCGTTGTTGATAACGGAGGTTGACGGCAATATAGAAGCGGATATTTTATGGCAGATGGAAACGATCGAGCGGGTATTTAAAGAAAACGGTTGTTCCGCTTTTTTTGTCGCAAAGAACGA
Proteins encoded in this region:
- a CDS encoding plasminogen-binding N-terminal domain-containing protein; translation: MTRITHLLLALAATAFASAEGRVVSVERNEALIAVKGAKAGMSAIIIYEYDGGETIAAKCAAISADDASARLRCEPFTLYDQDSTPTLTLPIRKGDKAIFAPLGQSAIVIAPNVDRLVRAQSRRLDLDYIHPDLFAHQLAKDDKTSPNAQDFRDFCDRYLVGTIVFALNDGDYIVDCQTLAALEISPVRAQTSQSVFPFFNRLGIKSDRAEAFDAYYKRLISKEF
- a CDS encoding FAD-binding protein, producing the protein MISKHHFDAFARIVGNDNCYMDQPHLQAYSYDATRQTFPPDMVIFPRDENDVRAVLSYANQNKIPIVPRGAGSGFTGGSLSVEGGAVLALEKHMNKILEIDLDNMLARVQPAAINKDVQNAVEAQGLFYPPDPASQDYSTIGGNVSENAGGMRAAKYGITKNFVLALRAVLPNGELIRAGKKTIKDVAGYNVTGLLIASEGTLGVITEITLKLLPKPKLTLTAMGIFSSVETAMSATYKSFINGVTPVAMEFLDNLTIRAVESAYKKGLPINAGALLITEVDGNIEADILWQMETIERVFKENGCSAFFVAKNETERDAIWFARRNASQSLKIYGPTKLNEDITVPRSALPELLKRIALIGEKYDHQIPCFGHTGDGNVHVNVMTNRQDAVRYHNAEKAIRDIFETAIDLEGTLSGEHGIGVSKAPFMSMAFSQSEMNLFRTLKKALDPNNILNPGKMGL